The genomic stretch AATTTTTATCCAGTGAAAACCGACTAGGGTGCCATCGTTACCGCGAGCCACCAGCAAATCTTTGGGGTTAAACCAGTCTTCCGCGAACCGATCACGAAAGTCCTGTTCAATCAGTCGTCCTTGTTCAGGGTGGGTGCGGAAAGCTGCTGCATTGACTTCGATCAGCTTTGACAGATCCGAGTCTTTGAAGTGATCGAGGTGGTAACCAGCTGGAAATTGCGGTTCGCTTAAGTCCACTAACTCGCGACGCATCAACAGTAATTGCCTGCTTTGTTCTAGACCGAGGAGTTCAGCCAACCGTTTGGCCGCAGCTAGCGTCCCAAACGACCACCAAGTCTTTGGCTGCCAACGCCGCTGTAGCCCAGCTAAAATTTGGGTGCCAAAACCCTTGTGACGAGCTCGTGGAGCCACCACCACCTGAGCCGAAGCATCTCTTGGGTCATATTGACCGTATGCAGCCAGCCCTTCATTGTCATATCCGAGTAGATGACGAGCGGTTGACCATGGGGAGGTCAATCCTATTTGCGCCGCCTCATTTAGCGCTGTGACATGGTCTTCGTCGAAGGCTGCTTGAGAAAGCTCTAGCACTTGATCAACTAATGTTTTATCTAGGCGTCCACGATGCTGAATCACAATCACAACCCCAACGCTAGAACATTTTTGGCTCGATAGTTTGGCCATCGACTAGCTTGACCAGTCTGCCGAGTCAAGAATTATCGTCATCGGACCGTCATTTACTAATTCGACCTGCATCATCGCGCCAAATTTTCCAGTTTCGACGCTGGCTCCCAGAGCACGCAGCGAGGCAACAAATTGGTCGACCAGTGGCTCAGAGACGGGTCCTGGAGCTGCTTGATTCCAGGATGGTCGGCGTCCTTTGCGGGTATTGGCGTAGAGGGTGAACTGGCTAATCACTAGCAAAGGAGCGTCAATATCGGAGGCAGAAAGTTCGTCGTCCAAAATTCTAAGCCGCCAAACTTTATCGGCCATTTTATTGACAATCGCTTCATTGTCGTCGTGAGTGATACCAACCAGTGCCACCAGGCCAGGACGAGTTAGTTCGCCAATGGTTTTTTCTTCAACACTGACATTGGCGTGTGCGGCGCGCTGCAAGACGACTCTCATTGGCCCATGGTATCGCTTACCGCTTGGCGTATAGGCTAGCCGAGTGAGTGTTACAGACTTGGTTATCTATTTAGTCGCCGTTGCGGCGTTAGCTGGCCTATGCGTCTGGACGTTAGTGAAGATTTTTTGTGCAACTGGAGTAAGCGATGGCGTTCACAATTCCGAGCGACCTTAACCCGAAACTAATGCCGTTGGCTTGGCTAATTGGCACTTGGGTAGGCAATGGGCATGGTTCTTGGCCGGGGCGAGGAGATTTTGAATACGGTATTCAGGTCGATTTTGCTGACAACGGCTCTGATTATCTGCACTATATTTGCCAAACTTATTTAGTGGATGAAAATTCCCGCCCGCTAGAGCCGCTGTGGATGGAGACCGGCTTTTGGCGCCCGAGCGAGGATAAAAAAATAGAAGTTGTCTTGGCTGATCCTCAAGGTCGTGCAGAGGTTTGGGTAGGCGATATTGATGGCGCAAAAATTGCTTTGACGACCGATCTAGTGGCGCGCACTGAAACTGCTGATCCAGCAGTTACCGGTGGTCAACGGCTCTACGGTCAGGTGGAATCAGATTTGTGGTGGGCATATGATCGCGCCAGCGAGGACGTCAAATTGCAGCCTTATATGTGGGCGAAGCTAAAAAGGGCATGATTCGGTTAGAGGCTGGGCCAGATGCTGGTTTGATTTGGCATTTC from Vaginimicrobium propionicum encodes the following:
- the dtd gene encoding D-aminoacyl-tRNA deacylase encodes the protein MRVVLQRAAHANVSVEEKTIGELTRPGLVALVGITHDDNEAIVNKMADKVWRLRILDDELSASDIDAPLLVISQFTLYANTRKGRRPSWNQAAPGPVSEPLVDQFVASLRALGASVETGKFGAMMQVELVNDGPMTIILDSADWSS
- a CDS encoding FABP family protein; protein product: MAFTIPSDLNPKLMPLAWLIGTWVGNGHGSWPGRGDFEYGIQVDFADNGSDYLHYICQTYLVDENSRPLEPLWMETGFWRPSEDKKIEVVLADPQGRAEVWVGDIDGAKIALTTDLVARTETADPAVTGGQRLYGQVESDLWWAYDRASEDVKLQPYMWAKLKRA